CCCGCGACCCGGTCGGCCCCGGTGCCGGCGAAGGGCTCCGTCCAAACGTTCGATAGTCGTTCGGGCGGGCGGCCGCAACGGCCGATCACCTGCCGGAGAACCGTGGTGACGGACCGACGGCTGACCGGGCCGGCTGATGAGCGTCAGGCCGGCCAGACGCCGGTCAGGCGGCGGACCGCGGTGGCTCCGCCGCGGTCGACGACGGCCTTGGTGCAGGCGAGGACGGCTCCCTGCAGAGCGGCCGCCGCCAGCACCTCACCCCAGGACCGCTCGGGCTCCGTCGCCTTCGGAGGCTCCGGATCACCGGACGCGACCCGCCAGATCCGCTTCGACGCCGCCCCGGCCACCGCACCCGCGGCGGCACCGAGCAGAATCCCCACCGGCTTGTACGACACCTTGGCCAGGTTCATCGCCCACCCACTCTCCTCACGCTGCCTCCCGCGGCCGCGTCTGCCCCCGGACCGGAGCGACATGCCCCACTCATGGGGCGAGCGGGCCACAGATCTCCGACGGCGGGTGGAAACAGGCCGTGACGGTCTTGCCCACTCGGTCAGGCCGAGCGTGCCAGTGGTCGGCCACCGCCTCGACCAGAGCGAGCCCCCGGCCGCCGAGCGCGTCCGGGTCCGCCTCGCGCGGCCGGGGCAACGCCCGGCTGTCGTCGTGGACGCTCAGATGCAGGCAATGGCCGTCCCAGACCAGCACCAGATCCGCGTCGCTGCGGGCGTGGACGTGCGCGTTGGTCAGCAGTTCCGACACGGCGAGCACCACCGCGTCGGCTGCGTCGGGATCCGCACGGTCCCAGCCGAGCGCCTCGAGGTGTTCGCGCGCCCACACCCGGCCCGCCCGCACCCCCGCGCTCACCGGCAGGCGACGCGCCCACCCCACCACTCGTATCCTGGCCATACCGCAGTCCGCCTCCCGCCGTTCGGTCTCCCAGGCCTTCCTCGCGCCTGCCCTCTGCCCGACGGCCCATGCGGGTCCGGCGCGTGACTTCTGATGGTGCGTCATGTGCCGCTGTCCGGCCGGGGCCGACGGTGAGGGCAGTCAGGTCCAGGGCAGCATGAGGTAGTACGCGCCGACCTGCTGGCGGTACTCGGGGTCGTCCCCATGCTTGTCGGGGTCGTACTCCGGGGCGTTCCTGATCTCCTCCCGGGTGCGGGCGACGCGGATGACACCCCCGGGCCGGTCGATGGACGCAATGGTGCCGACCGGCAGCAGAACCTGCCTGCCGAGGATCCACCCCCCGGTGTCCACGACGAGACAGCCCTGGTCCGTGTCCGCGTCGTGCTGGTCGACCTTGCCGATCCGGCCGTCGACGGCCTCCACCTCGAACCCGGTCAGGTCCGTGCCGAGCTGATGACCGCTGTTCTCGCGAAAGGCCCAGATGCCAGTGTTCACGAGCGTGTCCTCCTCGTCGCTGCGCAGGCACTCGCGCGGGCCAGGATCGCCCGCGCGAACCGCGTCTGCCCCACCCCGGCGGGAGGCACACGCGACGATGTCGGCGCGGGAGGGCCTGCGGCGCGGTTGGCACGACGGCCCCCGGGTAGGCGCGGCGCCCCCGGCTGCACCAAGCGTTCCGGTCACGGGGACCGCGCCGCAGCCGACCGTCACAAGGAGCGTGCCAGTCATGTCGTACCCACGCGGGGCGCCGGAACCGCCCATGGACCCGAGCTCACGCCTGTCCCAGGACATCAACGACGTCCTCCGGGAGCAGGTCGACCAGGCGAGGCGGGAGCTGCGCGCGGCAGCGGGCCGCAGCGGCCGGGGCCTCGCCTGTGCGGCGGCCGCCGGCCTGTGCGGGGTGCTCGCTCTGGCCAGCGCCCACAAGGCATTGGTCGCCACCGCCGATCGCCTGCTGCGGCCGCCGAAGGGGGAATTCCTTCTCGCCGCCGCCTACGCGGCGGGGGCCGGCGCGTGCCTGTGGGCGTCCTGGACCCAGATGAGCGCCGCCGCCGACACCACGGAGCAGGTCGGCACCCGGCTGCGTGGTCTGCGGGCGGAGCCCGTCCCCTCCCCCCGGTTCGGCGGCGACGGGGACGGCTCCGACGTGGGGTGACCCGACACCTTCGCCTTCGCCGGCCGTGTCCCGGGTCCCGGGCGGGGCCGGGCCGTTGAACCCCGCCCCGGACGTCCGTGGGATCCGCCGGTTACGAGGGACTGATCCGCCCGCGCCAGCCGCCCTCCTCGAAGCCGCGCTCCTCGATGTACGTCTTGAACCGCCGCAGGTCGCCCTTCACCCGACGATCGACCATGCCCATGACGTCCGCCGCCTTCTCGGCGACGCCCTCGGGCTCGAAGGCCATGGCGAGCCGCACCGTGGTGCGCGCCCCGTCGATCTGCTGGAAGGTCACGACGCCGTGCTGCTGTACGTCGCCGCCGATCGTGCGCCAGGCGATCCGCTCGTCCGGAAGCTGGTCGACGATCTCGGTGTCGAACTCGCGCGTCGCGCCGCCGACCTTGGTCCGCCAGTGGTTGTGCCGGGCGTCGATCTGGGTGACCTCCTCCACTCCCTCCATGAACCGGGGGAAGTCCTCGAACTGCGTCCACTGGTTGTAGGCGGTGTGCAGCGGGAC
This genomic interval from Streptacidiphilus rugosus AM-16 contains the following:
- a CDS encoding DUF4235 domain-containing protein — encoded protein: MNLAKVSYKPVGILLGAAAGAVAGAASKRIWRVASGDPEPPKATEPERSWGEVLAAAALQGAVLACTKAVVDRGGATAVRRLTGVWPA
- a CDS encoding ATP-binding protein, which gives rise to MARIRVVGWARRLPVSAGVRAGRVWAREHLEALGWDRADPDAADAVVLAVSELLTNAHVHARSDADLVLVWDGHCLHLSVHDDSRALPRPREADPDALGGRGLALVEAVADHWHARPDRVGKTVTACFHPPSEICGPLAP
- a CDS encoding PRC-barrel domain-containing protein, whose translation is MNTGIWAFRENSGHQLGTDLTGFEVEAVDGRIGKVDQHDADTDQGCLVVDTGGWILGRQVLLPVGTIASIDRPGGVIRVARTREEIRNAPEYDPDKHGDDPEYRQQVGAYYLMLPWT
- a CDS encoding phage holin family protein, producing MSYPRGAPEPPMDPSSRLSQDINDVLREQVDQARRELRAAAGRSGRGLACAAAAGLCGVLALASAHKALVATADRLLRPPKGEFLLAAAYAAGAGACLWASWTQMSAAADTTEQVGTRLRGLRAEPVPSPRFGGDGDGSDVG
- a CDS encoding SRPBCC family protein; protein product: MSTVQESIEVEVPLHTAYNQWTQFEDFPRFMEGVEEVTQIDARHNHWRTKVGGATREFDTEIVDQLPDERIAWRTIGGDVQQHGVVTFQQIDGARTTVRLAMAFEPEGVAEKAADVMGMVDRRVKGDLRRFKTYIEERGFEEGGWRGRISPS